Sequence from the Chloroflexota bacterium genome:
GTCATGCCGGCCTTCAGGTAGCTACCCCAGCCGGTAGAGCTTCGCCGCGTTCTTCCACAGCATCTTCTGCCGCTCATCCTCCGGGATGCCGCGGAACTCATAGCCCACCACCCGCTGGGAGTTCGGCCAGTCCGTCTGCACATGGGGGTAGTCCGTGGACCACATGATGCGGTCTATGTTGTACTTGTGGCGGTTCTCCAGCCCGTGAACGTCCGCCACAAAGGTCGCCCAGACGTGCTCCCTGAAATAGTCGCTGGGCATCCGCTTCAGGTGCGTGTTGCTGTGCCAGCGGTGGCGCAGGAAGTTATCGTCCAGCGTCTCCAGGAAGAAGGGCACCCAGCCGATCCCCGTCTCCACGGCCACCATCTTGAGGCTGGGGAAGCGCTCGAAGACGCCGAAGTAGATGAGCTCCGAAAGGGGCGTGTAGACGCCCACTCCCATGCGGTTGACGAAGGGCACCACCGGGTCAACGCCCGGCTTGGTGGTGGTCCGCGTCACCGCGCCGAAGAAGCCAAAGTGGATGTGCACCGGGTAGGGCCACTCCTGCACTTCGGCCCAGAAGCGGTCGTCCTCCGGCTTCATGGCGTTCGAGCCGTTGGGGTAGGAGGCCATGATGATGCCCCGCGCCCCCTTCTTCGCCACGCGCTTCCACTCCAGGACCAGGTCTTCCAGCGAGGTGCTGGGCGCGATGGGCAGGCCGATGAGCCGGTCCGGCGCATGGGCGTTGAACTCCAGGATCCAATCGTTGTAGGCCTGGACGCAGGCCACTTGCATCTCCCGGTCGTCGCCATAGGTGCGCGCGCCGGTGAGGGCTACCCCGGGGTAGATGATCTGCGCCTGGATCATGTCGTACTCCATGTCCTCGATCCGGGCCCGCGGGTCGTAGCTCCCCTTGCGGATCTTGTCGTAGGCGATGCCGCTGGCGTCGTACTGCGTCACGTCAAAGCCCGCGATGGCCTGCAGCCCCAGGGGCATGATGCGCTGTCCCGCGTTCACGGACCAGCCCACCTTGCCGTCCTTCAGCGGCACCATCTTGGGCGCCCGCTCCCGCATGGCCGCGGGCACCCGCTCCTGCCAGACGTTCGCCGGCTCGTTCACATGGCTATCGGCGTCAATGATCCGGTACTGCATGGCTGCCTCCAAAAGCAAACTTCTCCAAATCCCTCTCTCCCCTGGTGGCAGAGAACCTAAAGAGAGGGGGCTATCGAACAACGGCCCTTCGCGCATCCTCACCAGGTGGCGGCATCGTAGCAATGCACTCCGCCTCAGTCAACGTCGGCGCATCGGGCGATCTCTCCCTGCTCCCTGAACCCTCCTCACTCCTTGGCGCATCGTTCCGCCTGTGGTAGCGTATCGGCGCATTCCTTCGCACAAGGACGCCCATGCACGCCGATTTCAGCTGGAAGCCCCTCAACTGGCACCGCCTCTCGTATGACGACCTGAAGGTCGGCTGGGAGCGCACCTGGGAGATCCCCATCACCTTCGATACCGTCGGCTGGTACGCCGACCTGGCGGAAGACCCCAACCCCTGGTACAGCTTCCAGGGCTCCCCTTGGGGGCCGCCCGTTGCGCCGCCCCTCCTTATGTCGCGCCTCTGCTCCCGCATCACGGACCCCCTGGGCCGCATGATGGGCTTCCTGAACACCTACAACCGCACCTTCACCTACGCGCCGGCCCTGGTGGGCACCCTGGGACGCTTCCACGGCCGCGTCACGGAGAAATTCGAAAAGAACGGGCGCCAGTACGTCCGCTATGAGATAGACGTGACCGATGCCGCCACCGGGAAGAAGCTTCTCCACGAGGAGAAGGAGTACATCGCGACGCCCCAGCCCAAGGAAGGCGCCGCATGAACGCCGCCAAACCCGTCACCGCCGCCACCGTCCACGCCGGGCAGGAGCTGCCCGGCTTCCAGCGCGCCATCACCGGCATGATCATGCGCACCCGCCAGTGGCACGGCACCAACATCGTCCACTCGGACCCGGCGATGGCCGCCCGCCAGGGGATGAAGAAGCCCCCGGCCACGGGGCAGATTTCCGCAGCCTACATCCAGGAGATGTGCGTGGCCTTCCTGGGCGAGGCGATGTTCTTCAACTCCCTTTTGGACGTTCGCTTCCGCCGCCCGGTCTTCGAAGACGAGAGGCTCGCCATCGGCGGCACGGTGGCAGAAGTCACTCCCCAGCCTGGGGGCAAGAAGATCGCCATCCACGCCTGGGCCAAGAACCAGGACGGCGTGGAAGTCACCACCGCCCGCATCGAAGCCTTCCTCCCCGAGAAAAAATGATACAGGGGCGACTCCATCCCTGCCCTGAGGCTTTGCGAAGGATGGTCACTGCGCTTAGGAGGTTCGTATGCCAGGCCCGGCCTTTCTTCTCTCCCCAATGCTCGTCTGCGAGCTGCGCGGGAGAGAACTAAAGAGAGGGGGATTCCTGTTCCTACCGACTACCCAGAGGAGGTTCTTATGGCAGGTCCGTTAGCAGGCGTCCGCGTCATCGAAATGTCCACCTGGGCGGCGTTGCCCGGGGCAGGCGTCATCCTGGCCGATATGGGCGCCGATGTCGTCAAGGTGGAAGACCCGGAGACCGGCGGCGACCCCACCCGCGGCTTCCAACTGGTCAAGCCCGCCAAGGGCGCCGGCGAGTTCGCCCCCGTCTGGGAGCAGGACAACCGCAATAAGAAGAGCGTCACCGTCAACGTCAACCGGCCCGAGGGCCAGGAGATCCTCCGCAAGCTCCTCAAGGACGCCGATATCTTCCTCACCAGCACGCGCCCGGCCACCCTGGAGCGCTTCAAGCTCTCCTACCAGCACCTCCGCGACCTCAACCCGCGCCTCATCTTCGCCCACCTCTCCGGCTTCGGCCCAAAGGGCCCGGACAGCGACCGCGCTGGCTACGATTCCATCTGCTTCTGGTCCCGCGTCGGCATCGCCCTCTCCCTGGCCGAGCCGGGCGGCAACCCCGTCTCGCCTCGCGCCGCCATGGGCGATCACACCACCTCCCTCACCCTGGTGGGCGCCATCACCGCCGCCCTCTACGCCAGGTCCCAGACGGGCAAGGGCCAGATGGTGCAGACCTCCCTCTTCCACGCGGGCCTCTGGTTCTCCTCGGTAGACCTGGTCAGCTCCAGCGTCACGCAAACGGATGCCAAAAAGCTGGCGCGCAAGGTCGTCGGCAATCCCCTGGTCAACTCCTACAAGACCAAAGACGGGTGGATCACCCTGGTCAACCTCCAATCGGAGCGGTTCTGGGATCCCATCTGCCGGGCCATCGGCCAGCCGGAACTGGCCAAGGACCCCCGGTTTGCCACGCACCAAACGCGCATGCAGAACGGCCCGCCCCTGATAGACATCTTCGATGCCGCCTTCACCAAGCACACCACCGCCGAGTGGATCGCCAAGCTGGACCGCGAGGGCATCCGCTGGGGCCGCATGCAGACCGTCCTCGACTGCACCAAGGACGAGCAAGCATGGGCCAACGGCTACTTCCACAAGCTGGACCACCCTGAGGCGGGCGAGGTGGGCCTGGTCACCAGCCCCATGCAGTTCAGCGACACGCCGACCTCCGTGCGCTCCGCCGCGCCGCTCCTGGGCCAGCACACGGAAGAGGTCCTCCTGGAGAAGGGCTACTCCTGGGAAGACCTGGAAAAGCTCAAGACCAAAGGCGTCATCCTGTAGGGGCGGTCCGATTCCATCGGACGAACGCGGTCCTTTCTGAAGGA
This genomic interval carries:
- a CDS encoding CoA transferase, translated to MAGPLAGVRVIEMSTWAALPGAGVILADMGADVVKVEDPETGGDPTRGFQLVKPAKGAGEFAPVWEQDNRNKKSVTVNVNRPEGQEILRKLLKDADIFLTSTRPATLERFKLSYQHLRDLNPRLIFAHLSGFGPKGPDSDRAGYDSICFWSRVGIALSLAEPGGNPVSPRAAMGDHTTSLTLVGAITAALYARSQTGKGQMVQTSLFHAGLWFSSVDLVSSSVTQTDAKKLARKVVGNPLVNSYKTKDGWITLVNLQSERFWDPICRAIGQPELAKDPRFATHQTRMQNGPPLIDIFDAAFTKHTTAEWIAKLDREGIRWGRMQTVLDCTKDEQAWANGYFHKLDHPEAGEVGLVTSPMQFSDTPTSVRSAAPLLGQHTEEVLLEKGYSWEDLEKLKTKGVIL
- a CDS encoding amidohydrolase codes for the protein MLRCRHLVRMREGPLFDSPLSLGSLPPGERGIWRSLLLEAAMQYRIIDADSHVNEPANVWQERVPAAMRERAPKMVPLKDGKVGWSVNAGQRIMPLGLQAIAGFDVTQYDASGIAYDKIRKGSYDPRARIEDMEYDMIQAQIIYPGVALTGARTYGDDREMQVACVQAYNDWILEFNAHAPDRLIGLPIAPSTSLEDLVLEWKRVAKKGARGIIMASYPNGSNAMKPEDDRFWAEVQEWPYPVHIHFGFFGAVTRTTTKPGVDPVVPFVNRMGVGVYTPLSELIYFGVFERFPSLKMVAVETGIGWVPFFLETLDDNFLRHRWHSNTHLKRMPSDYFREHVWATFVADVHGLENRHKYNIDRIMWSTDYPHVQTDWPNSQRVVGYEFRGIPEDERQKMLWKNAAKLYRLG